One window of the Shewanella cyperi genome contains the following:
- the sucA gene encoding 2-oxoglutarate dehydrogenase E1 component: MHQGIMKAWLESSHLYGSNATYVEEMYEAYQEDPSSVSDDWRAVFDNLPPVNGASADVPEAAHSKIRDYFRSLAQEGRRKGAARMTDPEVDAKQVKVLQLINAYRFRGHQNANLDPLELWKRDAVAELDPAFHGLTAEDLQREFNTGSFAHGGDTMKLGDLVKALKATYCGAIGAEYMHITDTEEKRWIQQRLEPTLGRASYDKGVKTRILEGLNAAEGMEKYLGAKFPGAKRFSLEGGDALVPMMREIIYRAGEAGTKEIVVGMAHRGRLNVLVNILGKRPAELFDEFAGKHGESSGSGDVKYHQGFSSDFETPGGNVHLALAFNPSHLEIVNPVVMGSVRARQDRRGCADGLSVMPITIHGDSAIAGQGIVQETFNMSQTRGFKVGGSIRIVVNNQVGFTTSAHHDVRSTEYCTDIAKMVQAPIFHVNSDDPEAVAFVAQLAVDYRNTFKRDVVIDLVCYRRHGHNEADEPSATQPLMYAKIKKHPTPRKIYADKLIAENSISAEEVTAMVNGYRDALDHGDCVVKEWRPMTLHTVDWTPFLNREWDEAFESSMSFERLQSLAEKIAYVPETHPLQSRVAKIYSDRHAMAKGEKLLDWGFAETLAYATILEDNKRVRITGQDSGRGTFFHRHAVLHNQNDATTYMPLRNLAAEQGPIDITDSVLSEASVLAFEYGYATAEPGGLTIWEAQFGDFANCAQVVIDQFLSSGEQKWGRLCGLTMLLPHGYEGQGPEHSSARLERFLQLCANHNMQVCVPSTPAQVYHMLRRQVVRPMRRPLVVMSPKSLLRHPLAVSSLEELANGSFQNVIGEIDALDPKGVERVVFCSGKVYFELLERRRKENLTNVAIVRVEQLYPFPAEEMAKVLEAYQHVTDFVWCQEEPQNQGAWYCSQHHFWAAIPKGAMLTYAGREASAAPACGYPELHTHQQESLINAALNLK; the protein is encoded by the coding sequence ATGCACCAAGGCATTATGAAAGCCTGGCTAGAGTCTTCTCATCTGTATGGGTCGAACGCGACCTATGTCGAGGAGATGTATGAAGCCTATCAAGAAGACCCAAGCTCAGTCTCCGACGACTGGCGTGCGGTGTTTGATAATCTCCCTCCTGTGAACGGTGCCTCTGCCGATGTACCTGAAGCTGCTCACTCCAAAATCCGTGATTACTTCCGCTCCCTCGCTCAGGAAGGCCGCCGTAAGGGCGCCGCACGGATGACCGATCCCGAAGTGGATGCCAAGCAGGTCAAGGTGCTGCAACTGATCAACGCCTACCGTTTCCGTGGCCACCAGAATGCCAATCTGGATCCGCTGGAACTGTGGAAACGTGATGCTGTTGCTGAACTGGATCCCGCATTCCACGGCCTGACGGCTGAAGATCTGCAGCGTGAGTTCAATACCGGTTCCTTTGCCCATGGTGGTGACACCATGAAGCTGGGTGATCTGGTCAAGGCCCTGAAGGCCACTTATTGCGGTGCCATTGGTGCCGAATACATGCACATTACCGACACCGAGGAAAAGCGCTGGATCCAGCAACGCCTGGAGCCGACCCTGGGTCGTGCCAGCTATGACAAGGGTGTTAAAACCCGTATCCTCGAAGGTCTGAACGCCGCCGAAGGCATGGAAAAATACCTGGGTGCCAAGTTCCCCGGTGCCAAGCGTTTCTCCCTTGAAGGTGGTGATGCCCTTGTGCCCATGATGCGCGAGATCATCTATCGCGCCGGTGAGGCGGGTACCAAGGAAATCGTTGTGGGTATGGCCCACCGCGGTCGTCTGAACGTGCTGGTTAACATCCTCGGCAAACGTCCTGCGGAACTGTTCGACGAGTTTGCCGGCAAACACGGCGAAAGCTCAGGCTCGGGTGACGTTAAGTATCACCAGGGCTTCTCTTCCGATTTCGAAACGCCCGGTGGCAATGTGCACTTGGCGCTGGCGTTCAACCCATCGCATCTGGAAATCGTCAACCCCGTGGTTATGGGTTCTGTCCGTGCCCGTCAGGATCGTCGTGGTTGTGCTGATGGCCTGTCGGTTATGCCAATCACCATTCATGGTGACTCAGCCATCGCCGGTCAGGGCATAGTCCAGGAGACATTCAACATGTCTCAGACCCGTGGCTTCAAGGTGGGTGGTTCAATCCGCATCGTGGTGAACAACCAGGTGGGCTTTACCACCTCGGCTCACCATGACGTGCGTTCAACCGAGTACTGTACCGATATCGCCAAGATGGTGCAGGCGCCGATTTTCCACGTGAACTCAGACGATCCTGAGGCCGTGGCTTTTGTGGCCCAGCTGGCCGTGGATTACCGCAATACCTTCAAGCGCGATGTGGTGATCGATCTGGTGTGCTACCGCCGCCATGGCCACAACGAGGCCGATGAGCCCAGTGCAACTCAGCCGCTGATGTACGCCAAGATCAAGAAGCATCCAACGCCGCGCAAGATCTACGCCGACAAACTGATTGCCGAGAACAGCATCAGTGCCGAGGAAGTGACCGCCATGGTCAACGGCTATCGTGATGCCCTCGACCACGGTGACTGTGTGGTCAAAGAATGGCGCCCCATGACACTGCACACAGTGGACTGGACACCATTCCTGAACCGTGAATGGGACGAAGCGTTCGAGTCTTCCATGTCGTTTGAACGTCTGCAGTCCTTGGCCGAAAAGATTGCCTACGTACCGGAAACCCATCCGCTGCAGTCCCGCGTAGCCAAGATTTACAGCGACCGTCATGCCATGGCCAAGGGCGAGAAGCTGCTTGACTGGGGCTTTGCCGAAACCCTGGCTTACGCCACCATACTGGAAGACAACAAGCGCGTGCGCATCACAGGTCAGGACTCTGGCCGTGGCACCTTCTTCCATCGCCACGCCGTGCTGCACAACCAGAACGATGCCACCACCTATATGCCGCTGCGCAACCTCGCGGCCGAGCAAGGCCCAATCGACATCACAGACTCTGTGCTGTCCGAAGCCTCGGTACTGGCGTTTGAATACGGTTATGCCACTGCCGAGCCAGGCGGCCTGACCATTTGGGAAGCCCAGTTTGGTGACTTCGCCAACTGTGCCCAGGTGGTGATTGACCAGTTCCTGTCATCCGGTGAACAAAAATGGGGCCGTCTGTGTGGCCTGACCATGCTGCTGCCACATGGCTATGAAGGTCAGGGCCCAGAGCACTCTTCAGCCCGTCTGGAGCGCTTCCTGCAACTGTGTGCCAACCACAACATGCAGGTCTGTGTGCCGTCGACTCCGGCCCAGGTTTACCACATGTTGCGTCGTCAGGTCGTGCGCCCAATGCGTCGTCCGCTGGTGGTGATGTCACCCAAGTCGTTGCTGCGTCATCCGCTGGCGGTTTCTTCCCTGGAAGAACTGGCTAACGGCAGCTTCCAAAACGTGATTGGTGAAATCGATGCCCTGGATCCCAAGGGTGTTGAGCGCGTGGTGTTCTGCTCAGGTAAGGTATACTTCGAGCTGCTGGAACGCCGTCGCAAGGAAAATCTGACCAACGTGGCCATTGTCAGGGTAGAGCAGTTGTATCCGTTCCCCGCCGAGGAAATGGCCAAGGTGCTCGAAGCCTATCAGCACGTGACCGATTTTGTTTGGTGTCAGGAAGAGCCTCAGAACCAAGGTGCCTGGTATTGCAGCCAGCATCACTTCTGGGCAGCTATTCCTAAGGGTGCAATGTTGACCTATGCCGGTCGTGAAGCCTCTGCGGCACCGGCCTGTGGTTATCCAGAGCTGCACACGCACCAGCAGGAATCACTGATAAACGCCGCTTTAAATCTGAAGTAA